TTTTTCAAATTCTATTTTCTCAAACAACGGCTTAATTAAAAGCGCATCAAAAAATCTGACCTCGGTTTCATTGTCTAGGAATGGTCTGACGTCTTCAATCACTAATGGCATGTCCATGCCATCTAATTTTACGGTAAGATTTTTTCTTAGCTCATCTCGTGTCCATGTTTTTTCGGAGTCCGGATTTTGTTGTTGTAACCCAGCCTTAAAAAACTCTTCGTTCATTTTTACGTTCTTGGTTAGAAACCAGATCATGTCATATAAGTCCCGACCCTTGGTGTAAGCACGATTCAAAAAGGCCAGCGTTTTTCCGGCCAGCAGAGTCGGCAAATCGTGATGCACTACTGTGAACATAAAATCTTTTTGTAATAGACGTGTTTCGAAGCGGGCAAAAGGAGGAGGATTCGTATCGATTTCTAATTTGATGGAGAGTTTTTGCCCTCGTATTTTGACAATGTCAAACTCCTGCAACACTTCTTTAAATCTCAAAAAAACGCTTTGG
This genomic window from Deltaproteobacteria bacterium contains:
- a CDS encoding nucleotidyl transferase AbiEii/AbiGii toxin family protein; protein product: MKDIILKNISNQKNPVKRENALREELQHLVLKILDDGGFFKNISFVGGTALRVLFGLRRFSEDMDFSLQIANNPVFKFQEMLRYVVDQLTTYKFQIDIKTKQKGAVQSVFLRFKEVLQEFDIVKIRGQKLSIKLEIDTNPPPFARFETRLLQKDFMFTVVHHDLPTLLAGKTLAFLNRAYTKGRDLYDMIWFLTKNVKMNEEFFKAGLQQQNPDSEKTWTRDELRKNLTVKLDGMDMPLVIEDVRPFLDNETEVRFFDALLIKPLFEKIEFEKK